In Nitrosospira briensis C-128, a genomic segment contains:
- a CDS encoding gamma-glutamyl-gamma-aminobutyrate hydrolase family protein, whose protein sequence is MTRPLLIGLSPRILHQAPAELGFRNKTLQYLEQSVAHWIMRRRALAFMLPAIETGGVERSSVRISDYVREIDGLVLQGGADVSPISYGETPVRPEWSGDRVRDLYEMELFWECVVQGKPVLGICRGLQLINVALGGSLYQDIATEHPNAISHVDQALYDQHRHPVLIEENSRLAKLYGEGYQHLVNSIHHQAIKRLGRDSEVEAVSSDGIIEAIRMRGTCYVTGFQWHPEFHGGASELLDSGPILDDFLAAAEKQRR, encoded by the coding sequence ATGACGCGCCCGTTACTTATCGGATTGTCACCGCGTATCCTGCATCAAGCACCTGCAGAATTAGGTTTCCGCAATAAAACCCTGCAATACCTCGAACAAAGCGTCGCCCACTGGATCATGCGCCGCCGTGCCCTGGCGTTCATGCTGCCCGCTATAGAAACAGGCGGCGTCGAACGCTCCAGCGTGCGCATCAGCGACTATGTCAGGGAAATAGATGGACTGGTGCTGCAAGGGGGAGCGGACGTCAGTCCGATTTCATACGGCGAAACGCCGGTACGGCCCGAATGGTCGGGAGATCGGGTGCGCGACCTTTATGAAATGGAGCTCTTCTGGGAATGTGTCGTACAGGGGAAACCCGTACTGGGCATTTGCCGCGGGCTACAGCTGATCAACGTGGCATTGGGCGGAAGCCTTTATCAGGATATCGCCACCGAGCACCCAAACGCTATCTCGCATGTCGACCAGGCCCTGTATGATCAGCATCGCCATCCGGTTCTAATCGAGGAGAACTCCCGATTGGCAAAGCTGTACGGTGAGGGTTATCAACATCTCGTCAACAGCATCCATCACCAGGCAATCAAGCGACTGGGACGGGACTCGGAGGTCGAGGCAGTCTCCAGCGATGGCATTATCGAGGCAATACGCATGCGTGGGACATGCTATGTGACCGGGTTTCAATGGCATCCCGAGTTTCATGGCGGCGCCAGCGAACTGCTCGACTCGGGACCCATACTGGATGATTTTCTCGCCGCCGCTGAAAAGCAGCGCAGGTAA